The Faecalibacterium prausnitzii genome includes a window with the following:
- a CDS encoding phosphoglycerate dehydrogenase, protein MFTIKTLNAISPVGLAKLNKNLFDVSVGADAPDGILVRSADLLNTTFNENLLAIARAGAGVNNIPLDRCSEQGIVVFNTPGANANAVAELVIGMLIAGSRNVAAAAQWTQGLAGDPALAKSVEKGKKQFVGNEIKGKTLGVIGLGAIGSRVANCAIALGMEVYGYDPYISIDAAWNLSSQVHHCVNLNDMLPLCDYITIHVPYLPTTKDTINAQTLSLCKDGVKILNYARGELVNTPALLEALENGRVSGYMTDFPAEALLGRPGVICTPHLGASTPEAEDNCAVMAAQEISDYLKNGNITHSVNLPEVVQPRAGGRRICIIHKNEPGMISQITALTTEAGLNIENMVNKSKKSMAYTMLDATGAVNVALADKLAAIPAVIRVRIL, encoded by the coding sequence ATGTTTACGATCAAAACTTTGAACGCCATCAGCCCGGTGGGCCTGGCGAAGCTGAACAAAAACCTTTTTGACGTCTCGGTGGGTGCCGACGCGCCGGACGGGATCCTCGTCCGCAGCGCCGACCTGCTGAACACCACCTTCAACGAGAATCTGCTGGCCATTGCCCGCGCTGGTGCCGGTGTGAACAACATCCCGCTGGACCGCTGCAGCGAGCAGGGCATCGTGGTCTTCAACACCCCCGGTGCCAACGCCAACGCCGTGGCCGAGCTGGTCATCGGGATGCTCATTGCCGGCAGCCGCAATGTGGCCGCCGCCGCCCAGTGGACGCAGGGCCTTGCGGGCGACCCCGCTCTGGCCAAGAGCGTGGAAAAGGGCAAAAAGCAGTTCGTGGGCAACGAGATCAAGGGCAAGACGCTGGGCGTCATCGGTCTGGGTGCCATCGGCTCCCGCGTGGCCAACTGCGCCATTGCGCTGGGCATGGAGGTCTACGGCTACGACCCCTACATCTCCATTGATGCCGCCTGGAACCTGAGCAGCCAGGTCCACCACTGCGTGAACCTGAACGACATGCTCCCCCTGTGCGACTACATCACCATCCATGTGCCCTATCTGCCCACCACCAAGGACACCATCAACGCCCAGACGCTGTCCCTGTGCAAGGACGGCGTGAAGATCCTGAACTACGCCCGCGGCGAGCTGGTGAACACCCCCGCCCTGCTGGAGGCGTTGGAGAACGGCCGGGTCTCCGGCTACATGACCGACTTCCCCGCCGAAGCGCTGCTGGGCAGGCCGGGCGTCATCTGCACCCCGCATCTGGGCGCTTCCACTCCGGAAGCCGAAGACAACTGCGCCGTTATGGCCGCGCAGGAGATCAGCGATTACCTCAAGAACGGCAACATCACCCACTCGGTGAACCTGCCGGAGGTCGTCCAGCCCCGTGCGGGCGGCCGGCGCATCTGCATCATCCACAAGAACGAGCCCGGCATGATCAGCCAGATCACAGCGCTGACCACCGAGGCCGGTCTGAACATTGAGAACATGGTCAACAAGAGCAAAAAGAGCATGGCCTATACCATGCTGGATGCCACCGGTGCCGTGAACGTGGCTCTGGCCGACAAGCTGGCGGCGATCCCCGCTGTCATCCGGGTGCGCATCCTGTAA
- a CDS encoding DUF4832 domain-containing protein, with product MAKRHTAAAAACLLLAGCLVWAGRKRTVTYLPDESAFPNAQIGYAPGVLDSGTEGATLRYLGLTWRQLEPEEGAYAWEAIEQTCHLAELRARGVHLVLRISCDEPGDEAHLDIPDWLYEQTGTGRWYDIAYGKGYAPDYTDPVFFAAHERLLRAVGERLGADGFVSYVELGSLGHWGEWHVKSGEGLPSMPDEAVRDRYAALYREAFPQAALLMRRPFRFAAEHGLGLYNDMTGLPEDTEEWLGWIACGGWYEGDPEGLVPMPDAWQTAPIGGELTSRLSMEQLLTTDLSQTVSLIRQSHMSFLGPKTAETAFREGYDAVLAALGYRLRVTEASLRRVTGGTVLTLTFTNDGTAPFYWDWPVNVYVEEADGTTVEAQPLALSLPDLLPGGCQTVKTKLAGVPGRWWEEQDRRITLGIVDPMTGRDAVRFAMQTAQEGGRTVLFAGE from the coding sequence ATGGCTAAGCGGCACACCGCTGCGGCGGCCGCCTGCCTGCTGCTGGCCGGGTGCCTGGTCTGGGCGGGGCGGAAGCGGACCGTGACCTATCTGCCGGACGAGAGCGCCTTCCCCAATGCGCAGATCGGCTATGCGCCCGGTGTGCTGGACAGCGGCACCGAGGGTGCCACCCTGCGCTATCTGGGCCTGACCTGGCGGCAGCTGGAACCCGAAGAGGGGGCCTACGCCTGGGAGGCCATCGAGCAGACCTGCCATCTGGCAGAACTGCGGGCGCGGGGTGTCCATCTGGTGCTGCGCATCTCCTGCGACGAGCCGGGGGACGAAGCACATCTCGACATCCCGGACTGGCTCTATGAACAGACCGGCACCGGCCGCTGGTACGACATCGCCTACGGAAAGGGCTATGCGCCGGACTATACCGACCCTGTGTTTTTTGCCGCCCACGAGCGGCTGCTGCGGGCGGTGGGGGAGCGGCTGGGGGCCGACGGTTTCGTCAGCTATGTGGAGCTGGGGAGCCTCGGCCACTGGGGCGAGTGGCACGTCAAGTCCGGGGAGGGGCTTCCCTCCATGCCCGATGAGGCTGTCCGGGACCGCTATGCGGCGCTTTACCGGGAGGCATTCCCGCAGGCTGCGCTGCTGATGCGGCGGCCCTTCCGGTTCGCGGCCGAACACGGGCTCGGCCTTTACAACGACATGACCGGCTTGCCCGAAGACACCGAAGAGTGGCTGGGCTGGATCGCCTGCGGCGGCTGGTATGAGGGCGACCCGGAGGGGCTGGTCCCCATGCCGGACGCCTGGCAGACGGCCCCCATCGGCGGGGAGCTGACCAGCCGACTTTCGATGGAGCAGCTGCTCACCACCGACCTGAGCCAGACCGTTTCCCTCATCCGGCAGTCGCACATGAGCTTTCTGGGGCCGAAGACGGCGGAGACCGCTTTCCGGGAGGGGTATGATGCCGTATTGGCCGCTCTCGGCTACCGGCTGCGGGTCACGGAAGCGTCGCTGCGGCGGGTGACGGGCGGCACGGTGCTGACCCTGACTTTTACGAACGATGGTACGGCCCCGTTTTACTGGGACTGGCCCGTGAACGTCTATGTGGAGGAGGCGGACGGCACGACCGTGGAGGCCCAGCCGCTGGCGCTTTCTCTGCCGGATCTGCTGCCCGGCGGCTGCCAGACCGTGAAAACGAAACTGGCCGGTGTGCCGGGCCGCTGGTGGGAGGAGCAGGACCGGCGCATCACGCTGGGCATCGTGGACCCGATGACCGGGCGGGATGCCGTCCGATTTGCGATGCAGACGGCGCAGGAGGGCGGCCGCACCGTCCTCTTTGCGGGAGAATAG
- a CDS encoding DUF4956 domain-containing protein → MSVKDFIKKSVLENFSPYNVPQMAAALLAAVLLGALIYWVYQRFYAGVLFSRSFAMTLVGMSVLTCMVTLAISSNVVISLGMVGALSIVRFRTAVKDPLDLLYLFWAITAGITTGAGMYLLAASASAVMIGALALLSRWQTAGRIYVAVLHYQGEKPGDEIVRALGRNRYAVKSKTLRGEAVEMAVEVCCRDDVRDVTDRLQEIEGVEDVTMIQYNGEYHG, encoded by the coding sequence ATGAGTGTGAAGGATTTCATCAAAAAATCGGTGCTGGAAAATTTCAGTCCCTACAATGTCCCGCAGATGGCGGCGGCTCTGCTGGCGGCTGTGCTGCTGGGGGCGCTCATCTACTGGGTCTACCAGCGGTTCTATGCGGGGGTCCTCTTTTCCCGCAGTTTTGCAATGACGCTGGTGGGCATGTCGGTGCTCACCTGCATGGTCACGCTGGCCATCAGCTCCAATGTGGTCATCTCACTGGGCATGGTGGGCGCACTGTCCATCGTGCGGTTCCGCACGGCGGTCAAGGACCCGCTGGATCTGCTGTATCTGTTCTGGGCCATCACGGCGGGCATCACCACCGGCGCGGGAATGTACCTACTGGCCGCGTCGGCGTCTGCGGTGATGATCGGGGCCCTCGCCCTGCTCTCCCGCTGGCAGACGGCAGGCCGCATCTATGTGGCGGTGCTGCACTATCAGGGCGAAAAGCCGGGGGATGAAATCGTCCGTGCCCTGGGGCGGAACCGGTACGCGGTCAAATCGAAGACGCTTCGGGGCGAGGCGGTCGAGATGGCGGTGGAGGTCTGCTGCAGGGACGATGTCCGGGATGTTACCGACCGGCTGCAGGAGATCGAGGGCGTGGAGGACGTGACCATGATCCAGTACAACGGAGAATACCATGGCTAA
- a CDS encoding polyphosphate polymerase domain-containing protein has protein sequence MKSETIFPAPAHAKTQPRTCTGERYRHELKYRISYGEKAVLELRLAPLLQRDAHAGPGGYLIRSLYFDDCWNSAYAEKDAGILARKKYRIRIYNGSDAVIRLERKKKVGSWICKEEAALTRAELEKLLSGDYGFLLASPQPLCREFYFECVSNLLRPRVVVDYEREPWVQKEGTVRITFDRDIRAAVGGWDLFDQHLPTLPVLDPGTLVMEVKFTEFLPQTLRELLPPKAQEWTAVSKYVLCCDKTAYCHGSSGWQG, from the coding sequence ATGAAGAGTGAGACCATCTTCCCCGCACCGGCCCACGCAAAAACGCAGCCGCGCACCTGCACCGGCGAACGCTACCGCCATGAGCTGAAGTACCGCATCTCGTACGGCGAAAAGGCGGTGCTGGAGCTGCGGCTCGCGCCGCTTTTGCAGCGGGACGCCCACGCCGGGCCGGGCGGGTATCTCATCCGGAGCCTTTATTTTGACGACTGCTGGAACTCCGCCTATGCCGAAAAGGATGCGGGCATCCTGGCCCGCAAAAAATACCGCATCCGCATCTACAACGGCAGTGATGCCGTCATCCGGCTGGAGCGGAAGAAAAAAGTGGGCAGCTGGATCTGCAAAGAGGAGGCCGCCCTCACTCGTGCGGAGCTGGAGAAACTTCTGAGCGGGGACTACGGCTTCCTGCTCGCTTCGCCGCAGCCGCTCTGCCGGGAGTTTTACTTCGAGTGCGTCTCCAACCTGCTGCGGCCCCGCGTGGTCGTGGACTACGAGCGGGAACCGTGGGTGCAGAAGGAGGGAACGGTGCGCATCACCTTTGACCGGGACATCCGGGCGGCAGTGGGCGGCTGGGACCTGTTCGACCAGCACCTGCCCACCCTGCCGGTGCTGGACCCCGGCACCCTGGTGATGGAGGTGAAGTTTACGGAATTTCTGCCCCAGACCCTCCGGGAGCTGCTGCCGCCCAAAGCGCAGGAGTGGACGGCCGTGTCCAAATATGTGCTCTGCTGCGACAAAACGGCCTACTGCCACGGCAGTTCCGGCTGGCAGGGCTGA
- a CDS encoding CotH kinase family protein: MMQGKTIPRRRVLALGAALAGFCVGCSVLPTAEETAASEEVSTISGTPVEKQPDDSIHLRDNDGLYTVYDDSGVVTMYLTVTRGNEAENTDHTWAEINSYSVYDYEYMQVPRYQTAALLQVGDENGPLLSEVGYGETVPNATVQIRGQTSSRNAQKNYKIKLKKNKGTWRGQRTIALNKHQGDGLRFRNKMAYDLIRGIPQMVGLRTQFVHLYVKDLTQANSGAFVDYGLYTQVEQLNPTALKAHGLDQNGQLYKVNFFEFFRYEDAIRRKTDPAYDPVAFEQHLEIKGSDDHTKLIEMLEALNDETVPMEELFETTFDTENIAYWMAFQLLMGNTDTQSRNMYLYSPLNSARWYLLDWDNDAMLSRTEWAFRNYSDSLSWERGVSNYWGNVLFRRCLQTRCFREKLDAAVEELFRFCSAERIGEMTAQYRSVVEPFVWQQPDILHEPLSRTEYDTVARGLHREITENRDAYRESLHKPMPFYIGMPEPAGEQLRLLWDASFDLNAEDIVYTAELAKDYQFTTTFWSEADIRLPETVVYALPAGHYFLRVRATNASGYTQDAFDYYVMETGKAYGMKSFFVEADGSVTEDLYEE, encoded by the coding sequence ATGATGCAGGGAAAAACGATCCCCCGCCGCAGGGTGCTGGCCCTGGGGGCTGCACTGGCGGGGTTCTGCGTGGGGTGCAGCGTTCTGCCCACGGCGGAGGAAACGGCGGCGTCGGAGGAAGTTTCCACGATTTCGGGAACGCCGGTGGAAAAACAGCCCGATGACAGCATCCACCTGCGGGACAATGACGGGCTGTATACGGTCTATGACGACAGCGGCGTCGTGACCATGTATCTGACCGTCACCCGTGGGAACGAAGCCGAGAACACCGACCATACCTGGGCGGAGATCAATTCCTATTCGGTCTACGACTACGAGTACATGCAGGTGCCCCGCTACCAGACGGCGGCCTTGCTGCAGGTGGGAGACGAGAACGGCCCGCTCCTCTCGGAGGTGGGCTATGGGGAGACGGTGCCGAACGCGACGGTCCAGATCCGCGGTCAGACGTCCAGCCGGAACGCCCAGAAAAACTATAAGATCAAGCTGAAGAAGAACAAGGGGACCTGGCGGGGCCAGCGGACCATTGCACTGAACAAGCATCAGGGCGACGGCCTGCGCTTCCGCAACAAGATGGCGTATGACCTCATCCGGGGCATCCCTCAGATGGTGGGCCTGCGCACCCAGTTCGTGCATCTGTATGTGAAGGACCTGACTCAGGCGAACAGTGGGGCCTTTGTGGACTACGGGCTTTATACCCAGGTGGAGCAGCTGAACCCGACAGCCCTGAAGGCCCATGGGCTGGACCAGAACGGCCAGCTGTACAAGGTGAACTTCTTCGAGTTTTTTCGGTATGAGGACGCCATCCGCCGGAAGACCGACCCGGCCTATGACCCGGTCGCCTTTGAACAGCATCTGGAGATCAAGGGCAGTGACGACCACACAAAGCTCATCGAAATGCTGGAAGCGCTCAACGACGAGACCGTGCCGATGGAGGAACTCTTTGAGACGACCTTCGACACCGAGAACATCGCCTACTGGATGGCGTTTCAGCTCCTGATGGGCAACACCGACACCCAGAGCCGGAACATGTACCTCTACAGCCCGCTGAACAGCGCGCGGTGGTATCTCCTCGACTGGGACAACGACGCCATGCTTTCCCGCACCGAGTGGGCGTTCCGGAACTATTCCGACAGCCTGAGCTGGGAGCGGGGCGTGAGCAACTACTGGGGCAACGTGCTCTTCCGCCGCTGTCTGCAGACCCGGTGCTTCCGGGAAAAGCTGGACGCCGCCGTGGAGGAACTGTTCCGCTTTTGCAGCGCGGAACGCATCGGGGAGATGACGGCGCAGTACCGCAGCGTGGTGGAGCCTTTCGTCTGGCAGCAGCCGGATATCCTCCACGAGCCGCTGAGCCGGACGGAGTACGACACCGTGGCCAGAGGGCTGCACCGGGAGATCACCGAGAACCGGGACGCCTACCGTGAGAGCCTGCACAAGCCGATGCCGTTCTACATCGGGATGCCGGAGCCAGCCGGTGAACAGCTGAGGCTGCTGTGGGATGCCTCGTTCGACCTGAACGCCGAGGACATCGTCTACACCGCCGAGCTGGCGAAGGACTACCAGTTCACGACAACGTTCTGGTCGGAGGCGGACATCCGGCTGCCGGAAACGGTGGTCTATGCCCTCCCGGCGGGGCACTATTTCCTGCGGGTGCGGGCGACGAACGCCTCCGGCTACACGCAGGATGCCTTTGATTACTACGTGATGGAGACCGGCAAGGCCTACGGCATGAAGAGCTTTTTTGTGGAGGCCGACGGCAGCGTGACGGAGGACCTGTATGAAGAGTGA
- the pelG gene encoding exopolysaccharide Pel transporter PelG, with product MAGIGFELKKLFRRKGLLAGLRAYGCAGILCTGPMLLGVLLQLGILVLCGWAGAAKTEQDLLVCMVTDTLLASLTVTSLFAMPVTRFLADMLYEEQEQLVLPSFWGANALLLAGGCGLYGLFLLVSGATLLQGLLCLALFAEMIVNWNAMSFLTALKDYRSVLIAFAAAVGTAFGAGALLVLLARAPALEGFLFAVALGYGVMLMLDVWRLCRYFPDRQGSPWLFLRWVDRFLPLALTGLCTDIGLFAHLVLVWLGPIGVQVKGLFYGAPYYDVPALLAFLSILVTTVNFVVSVEVQFYPRYRTYYSLFNDGGVVGDITAAGEEMLAVLNRELFYTALKQLFTTAGVISLEALVMGYLPLGFNDLMHGYFRTLCVGYGLYAVGNTVLLILLYFTDYKGALGAALSFAGAAAGLTALSLRFDPAYYGFGFLAGAAVLFLTALLRLDRFTRNLPYRILGQQPVVAEEKAGVFTRLGLFLERHSLQKKEEA from the coding sequence ATGGCTGGAATTGGGTTCGAACTGAAAAAGCTGTTCCGCCGCAAAGGGCTGCTGGCGGGTCTGCGGGCCTACGGCTGCGCGGGCATCCTCTGCACCGGGCCAATGCTGCTGGGTGTGCTGCTGCAATTGGGCATCCTGGTGCTCTGCGGCTGGGCCGGGGCGGCGAAGACCGAGCAGGACCTTCTGGTCTGCATGGTGACGGACACCCTGCTGGCTTCGCTCACCGTGACGAGCCTGTTTGCCATGCCGGTGACCCGGTTTCTGGCGGACATGCTCTATGAAGAGCAGGAGCAGCTGGTGCTGCCCTCATTCTGGGGCGCGAACGCTCTGCTGCTGGCGGGCGGATGTGGGCTGTATGGGCTGTTTCTGCTGGTGTCCGGTGCGACGCTTTTGCAGGGGCTGCTTTGCCTGGCCCTCTTTGCGGAGATGATCGTGAACTGGAACGCCATGAGCTTCCTGACCGCCCTCAAGGACTACCGCAGCGTCCTCATCGCCTTTGCGGCGGCGGTGGGCACGGCCTTCGGGGCCGGGGCGCTGCTGGTGCTGCTGGCGCGCGCTCCGGCGCTGGAAGGCTTTCTCTTTGCAGTGGCGCTGGGGTACGGCGTCATGCTGATGCTGGACGTCTGGCGGCTCTGCCGCTATTTTCCGGACCGGCAGGGCAGCCCCTGGCTCTTTCTGCGCTGGGTGGACCGCTTTCTGCCGCTGGCCCTGACGGGCCTGTGTACCGACATCGGGCTGTTTGCCCACCTCGTGCTGGTCTGGCTGGGCCCCATCGGTGTGCAGGTGAAGGGGCTGTTCTACGGGGCACCGTATTACGACGTCCCGGCATTGCTGGCCTTTCTGAGCATCCTGGTCACCACGGTGAACTTCGTGGTGTCGGTGGAAGTGCAGTTCTACCCCCGCTACCGCACCTATTACAGCTTGTTCAACGACGGCGGCGTGGTGGGCGATATCACCGCCGCCGGGGAAGAGATGCTGGCGGTGCTGAACCGGGAACTTTTCTACACGGCCCTCAAGCAGCTGTTCACCACGGCAGGGGTCATCTCGCTGGAAGCGCTGGTCATGGGGTATCTGCCGCTCGGCTTCAATGATCTGATGCACGGATACTTCCGCACCCTCTGCGTGGGGTACGGGCTGTATGCGGTGGGCAACACGGTGCTGCTCATCCTGCTCTATTTCACGGATTACAAGGGGGCGCTGGGGGCGGCGCTGAGCTTTGCGGGGGCGGCTGCGGGGCTGACGGCCCTGTCCCTGCGCTTTGACCCGGCGTATTACGGCTTCGGGTTCCTGGCCGGGGCAGCGGTGCTGTTCCTGACGGCGCTGCTGCGGCTGGACCGGTTCACCCGGAACCTGCCCTACCGCATCCTCGGCCAGCAGCCCGTCGTGGCCGAGGAAAAGGCCGGGGTATTCACCCGGCTGGGGCTGTTTCTGGAGCGGCACAGCCTGCAGAAAAAGGAGGAAGCATGA
- the pelF gene encoding GT4 family glycosyltransferase PelF codes for MRICLVLEGSYPYVYGGVSTWMHSCIRSMPEHEFVLWVIGANAKDRGRFVYELPPNVVEVHEVFLDDALRLRGEAKPQPFTEEEQAALEELVRLGSPDWAVLFRLFGEKKAHPLAFLQSRAFMQMFTKICAEEYPYTAFADAFHTVRSMLLPVLYLLTGEVPKADLYHAICTGYGGLLACRGGSTFHRPVLLTEHGIYTREREEEIIRAEWVRPDFKERWIRFFYMLSEQIYRQAFRVTSLFTSARSIQIGMGCPAEKCVVIPNGIPYETFCGIPLKAEDGWVDIGALVRLAPIKDIKTLLYAFWELSARRKNVRLHILGGVDDAEYAAECTALARQLGLENVRFTGRVDSAAYLHRLDFTVLTSISEGQPLSVLESLAARRPCVTTDVGCCRELLEGAPGDTLGRAGYCVPPMYRQGLADAMEKLCASRTLREKLGAVGQKRVAQDYRCEQMLEQYRALYAETARAHGLPDETDSEELWLELGSN; via the coding sequence ATGCGCATCTGTCTGGTGCTGGAAGGTTCCTACCCGTATGTCTATGGCGGGGTATCCACCTGGATGCACAGCTGCATCCGCTCCATGCCGGAGCACGAATTTGTTCTCTGGGTCATCGGTGCGAACGCGAAGGACAGAGGCCGCTTCGTCTATGAGCTGCCGCCCAACGTGGTGGAAGTGCACGAAGTATTTCTGGATGATGCGCTGCGGCTGCGCGGGGAGGCAAAGCCGCAGCCGTTCACCGAAGAGGAGCAGGCCGCGCTGGAGGAGCTGGTGCGGCTGGGCAGCCCGGACTGGGCGGTGCTGTTCCGGCTGTTCGGCGAAAAAAAGGCGCACCCGCTGGCCTTTTTGCAGAGCCGGGCGTTCATGCAGATGTTCACAAAGATCTGCGCGGAGGAGTACCCCTACACGGCCTTTGCGGATGCGTTCCACACGGTGCGGTCCATGCTGCTGCCAGTGCTCTATCTGCTCACGGGGGAGGTGCCCAAAGCGGACCTCTACCATGCCATCTGCACCGGCTACGGCGGGCTGCTGGCCTGCCGGGGCGGCAGTACCTTTCACCGGCCGGTGCTGCTGACGGAACACGGCATCTACACCCGCGAGCGGGAGGAGGAGATCATCCGGGCCGAGTGGGTGCGGCCGGATTTCAAGGAGCGGTGGATCCGATTCTTCTACATGCTGTCGGAGCAGATCTACCGGCAGGCGTTCCGGGTGACGAGCCTGTTCACGAGCGCCCGCAGCATCCAGATCGGGATGGGGTGCCCGGCGGAAAAGTGCGTCGTCATCCCGAACGGCATCCCGTACGAGACCTTCTGCGGCATCCCGCTCAAGGCGGAGGACGGCTGGGTGGACATCGGGGCGCTGGTGCGGCTGGCTCCCATCAAGGACATCAAGACCCTGCTCTATGCCTTTTGGGAACTGAGCGCCCGGCGGAAGAACGTCCGGCTCCACATCCTGGGCGGGGTGGACGATGCGGAGTACGCGGCCGAGTGCACGGCACTGGCCCGGCAGCTGGGGCTGGAGAACGTCCGGTTCACCGGGCGGGTGGACAGCGCCGCGTACCTGCACCGGCTGGACTTCACCGTCCTGACCAGCATTTCGGAGGGGCAGCCGCTCTCGGTGCTGGAATCGCTGGCGGCCCGCCGCCCCTGTGTGACCACCGATGTGGGCTGCTGCCGGGAGCTGCTGGAAGGAGCCCCCGGTGACACACTGGGCCGGGCCGGGTACTGTGTGCCGCCCATGTACCGGCAGGGCCTCGCGGACGCGATGGAGAAACTCTGCGCGAGCCGCACCCTGCGGGAGAAGCTGGGCGCGGTCGGGCAGAAGCGGGTGGCGCAGGATTACCGCTGCGAACAGATGCTGGAGCAGTACCGTGCTCTGTATGCAGAGACCGCGCGGGCGCACGGTCTGCCGGATGAAACGGATTCGGAGGAGTTATGGCTGGAATTGGGTTCGAACTGA